Proteins encoded in a region of the Rutidosis leptorrhynchoides isolate AG116_Rl617_1_P2 chromosome 9, CSIRO_AGI_Rlap_v1, whole genome shotgun sequence genome:
- the LOC139867902 gene encoding putative F-box/LRR-repeat protein At3g42770, with protein MEELQRRSQSEEDDIPVDLIHRIQSLLPVKEAARTCALSKTWSDAWSTIPHLRFDQTLEFANEEKERDYIKFMDHTISKYIQKNIPIESFDLNLYNKLASLANKWIPTLAAQSCFKKLSISICYECYESDGKFILPSEIFSKQNLHTLSLRDYRLSPIETISVSRVPVINCVSLRVLELFCLNISEEIKTEKQRKTDQKQRKTEKNREKQIKNRAN; from the exons ATGGAGGAACTGCAGAGAAGATCACAATCGGAGGAAGATGATATCCCGGTGGATTTGATTCACCGTATACAATCGTTGTTGCCGGTAAAAGAAGCTGCTCGTACGTGTGCTTTGTCAAAGACTTGGTCAGACGCTTGGTCTACCATCCCTCATCTCAGGTTTGATCAAACCTTAGAGTTTGCTAATGAAGAAAAAGAAAGAGATTACATTAAGTTTATGGATCACACCATCTCTAAGTACATCCAAAAGAACATTCCAATCGAAAGTTTTGATCTGAATCTATACAACAAGTTGGCTTCTCTTGCTAATAAATGGATTCCAACTCTAGCTGCTCAAAGTTGTTTCAAGAAGCTTTCCATTAGTATATGTTATGAATGTTATGAATCTGATGGTAAATTTATACTACCGAGTGAGATTTTCTCCAAGCAAAACCTACATACGCTGTCTCTAAGAGATTATCGTTTATCACCGATTGAAACAATATCAGTGAGTCGCGTTCCAGTGATCAACTGTGTGTCCCTACGAGTACTTGAGTTGTTCTGCTTGAATATAAGTGAAGAG ATCAAAACAGAGAAACAGAGAAAAACAGATCAAAAACAGAGAAAAACAGAGAAAAACAGAGAAAAACAGATCAAAAACAGAGCAAATTGA